Proteins from a single region of Verrucosispora sp. NA02020:
- a CDS encoding aldehyde dehydrogenase family protein, with product MSRDYLSVDPRTGERIGRSATLTPDATRQLVGESAGAQRRWRERPPAERADALRALSAALGAARDDLAHLLVREIGKPVAQSVAEVDKCRALCDGFADHADTLLADRRPLAGDLPARIRLRPTGVILGVMPWNFPYWQALRLAVPNLLLGNTCLVKPAPNAALSTLALADVVARAGLPPGVFTPLLVSESAVADVIAHPAVTGVSVTGSVTAGAAIAAAAGAAVKKVVLELGGSDPFIVLADADVEAAASAAARSRLGNAGQSCVAAKRFLVERPVAEEFLAALTDRFAAHRVGDPADPRTDVGPLARADLRDLLHTQVRESVAAGARVVLGGEPVAGAGFYYPPTILTDVPVDAPVWRDETFGPVAPVLVADSTQDLLRLADSDEYGLGASVWTTSPERADHLADALPAGMVFVNEIVQSDWRLPFGGIRRSGIGRELAADGFGEFANVQTHWYGPPPAGPSTSE from the coding sequence GTGAGCCGTGACTACCTCAGCGTCGACCCCCGCACCGGCGAACGGATCGGCCGCTCCGCCACGCTGACCCCCGACGCGACCCGGCAACTCGTGGGCGAGTCGGCCGGTGCCCAACGGCGCTGGCGGGAGCGCCCGCCGGCGGAGCGCGCCGACGCGTTGCGGGCCCTCTCCGCCGCCCTCGGCGCGGCCCGGGACGACCTGGCCCACCTGCTGGTCCGCGAGATCGGCAAACCGGTGGCGCAGTCGGTGGCCGAGGTCGACAAGTGCCGGGCGCTGTGCGACGGGTTCGCCGACCACGCCGACACCCTGCTCGCCGACCGGCGGCCCCTGGCCGGGGACCTGCCGGCCCGGATCCGGTTGCGTCCCACCGGAGTGATCCTCGGCGTGATGCCCTGGAACTTCCCGTACTGGCAGGCCCTACGGCTGGCCGTACCGAACCTGCTACTCGGCAACACCTGCCTGGTCAAGCCCGCGCCGAACGCCGCGCTCTCCACCCTCGCCCTGGCCGACGTCGTCGCGCGGGCCGGTCTGCCGCCCGGCGTGTTCACCCCACTGCTGGTGTCGGAGTCGGCCGTGGCCGACGTGATCGCCCACCCGGCGGTCACCGGGGTCTCGGTCACCGGCAGCGTCACCGCCGGCGCGGCGATCGCCGCCGCCGCCGGAGCCGCTGTCAAGAAGGTCGTGCTGGAACTCGGCGGCTCCGACCCGTTCATCGTGCTGGCCGACGCCGACGTCGAGGCCGCCGCGTCCGCCGCCGCCCGGTCCCGGCTGGGCAACGCCGGGCAGAGCTGCGTGGCCGCCAAACGGTTCCTCGTCGAACGGCCGGTGGCCGAGGAGTTCCTCGCCGCGCTGACCGACCGGTTCGCCGCCCACCGGGTCGGCGATCCGGCCGACCCACGGACCGACGTCGGCCCGCTGGCCCGCGCCGACCTGCGCGACCTGCTGCACACGCAGGTCCGCGAGTCGGTCGCCGCCGGGGCGAGGGTGGTCCTCGGCGGCGAACCGGTCGCCGGCGCCGGTTTCTACTACCCACCGACCATCCTCACCGACGTGCCGGTGGACGCACCCGTGTGGCGGGACGAGACCTTCGGGCCGGTGGCACCGGTCCTCGTCGCCGACAGCACGCAGGACCTGCTGCGGCTCGCCGACAGCGACGAGTACGGCCTGGGCGCGAGCGTCTGGACCACCTCGCCGGAACGCGCCGACCACCTCGCCGACGCCCTGCCGGCCGGCATGGTCTTCGTCAACGAGATCGTGCAGAGCGACTGGCGGCTGCCCTTCGGCGGTATCCGGCGCTCCGGCATCGGCCGCGAACTCGCCGCCGACGGCTTCGGCGAGTTCGCCAACGTCCAGACCCACTGGTACGGCCCGCCACCGGCCGGGCCGTCCACCTCCGAGTAG
- a CDS encoding ABC transporter permease subunit, producing MTGVPVRVPDPRPTADSPQQDPPTGAGAPAPTRRSRFDRTALLLLPVLAFYALTLAYPVVRLATQSLPAGDPFRHYRTLLTESLYLEALGRTFVYAAVAMLGALVIGYPLAYLMSHGPRLVRATVTTLVVIPFFVALLVRTFGWMTIFARNGPVNTVLLKLGVVDEPLQLMYTQQAVLIGMIAVLLPYMVLPLYTVMRRIDPRLTQAANGLGAGGPAAFAFVFLPLSMPGVLAGCVLVFMLGLGFFITPDLLGGSGEQVYPVLLNRTLTTAVGEPAFASAMSMVLLVAAFVVLLAVSRVVPIGSIWRPENAAVSRRGGGALDAGWRSATVLARVGRLPSAVYRLPGHLLAGLGLALCLVPMLAAVLMSFQRSTFAAFPSTDLTTNWYQEFLADSRWVDAFLTSIRLGVVVAVLVTVLSTLAALALVRGTFPGKDLIMGLIATPLIIPSVALAFGLYLVLFNLRLDGSFTGLVIGHAIPAVPLVTLILVANLRAFDYRLEQAARGLGASPVRAFLTVTFPVLRPGFLVAAFFGFLTSFDELVFTISLAGTGLRTLPLRLWEDLHVRFSPILAVVSVAEMLVVITVLGVVALMLRLRQRRTGMKGSIL from the coding sequence GTGACCGGAGTCCCCGTCCGCGTCCCGGACCCCCGGCCCACCGCCGACTCGCCGCAGCAGGACCCCCCGACCGGCGCCGGGGCACCGGCACCCACCCGACGGTCGCGGTTCGACCGGACCGCCCTGCTGCTCCTCCCGGTGCTGGCCTTCTACGCCCTGACACTGGCCTATCCGGTCGTCCGGCTGGCCACCCAGAGCCTTCCCGCCGGCGACCCGTTCCGGCACTACCGCACCCTGCTCACCGAGTCGCTCTACCTGGAGGCGCTCGGGCGTACCTTCGTCTACGCCGCCGTGGCGATGCTCGGCGCGCTCGTCATCGGCTACCCGCTGGCCTACCTGATGTCGCACGGACCCCGGCTGGTCCGCGCCACCGTCACCACGCTCGTGGTCATCCCGTTCTTCGTGGCGCTGCTGGTGCGCACGTTCGGCTGGATGACCATCTTCGCCCGCAACGGACCCGTCAACACGGTCCTGCTGAAGCTCGGCGTGGTCGACGAACCGCTCCAGCTGATGTACACCCAGCAGGCGGTGCTGATCGGCATGATCGCCGTGCTGTTGCCGTACATGGTGCTGCCGCTCTACACCGTGATGCGCCGGATCGACCCCCGCCTGACGCAGGCGGCGAACGGGCTCGGCGCCGGTGGCCCGGCCGCCTTCGCCTTCGTGTTCCTGCCGCTGAGCATGCCCGGCGTGCTCGCCGGCTGTGTGCTGGTCTTCATGCTCGGCCTCGGCTTCTTCATCACGCCCGACCTGCTCGGCGGCTCCGGCGAACAGGTCTACCCGGTGCTGCTCAACCGCACCCTCACCACCGCCGTCGGCGAACCCGCGTTCGCCTCCGCCATGTCGATGGTGCTGCTGGTGGCCGCGTTCGTGGTGCTGCTGGCGGTGTCCCGGGTGGTGCCGATCGGCTCCATCTGGCGTCCGGAGAACGCCGCCGTGTCCCGGCGGGGCGGTGGCGCCCTGGACGCCGGCTGGCGCAGCGCGACGGTGCTGGCCCGGGTCGGGCGGCTGCCGTCGGCCGTCTACCGCCTGCCCGGTCACCTGCTGGCCGGGCTCGGGCTGGCGCTGTGCCTGGTGCCGATGCTGGCGGCGGTGCTGATGTCCTTCCAGCGGTCGACCTTCGCCGCGTTCCCCTCCACCGACCTGACCACGAACTGGTACCAGGAGTTCCTGGCCGACTCGCGGTGGGTGGACGCGTTCCTGACCAGCATCCGGCTCGGCGTGGTGGTGGCGGTCCTGGTCACCGTCCTGAGCACGCTCGCGGCGCTGGCGCTGGTCCGGGGCACCTTCCCCGGCAAGGACCTGATCATGGGGCTGATCGCGACCCCGTTGATCATCCCCAGCGTGGCGCTCGCCTTCGGGCTCTACCTCGTGCTGTTCAACCTGCGACTGGACGGGTCCTTCACCGGGCTGGTCATCGGACACGCCATTCCGGCCGTACCGCTGGTCACCCTGATCCTGGTGGCCAACCTGCGCGCGTTCGACTACCGGCTGGAGCAGGCCGCGCGCGGTCTGGGCGCGTCACCGGTGCGCGCCTTCCTCACGGTCACCTTCCCGGTGCTGCGGCCCGGCTTCCTCGTCGCCGCCTTCTTCGGGTTCCTGACCAGCTTCGACGAGCTCGTCTTCACCATCAGCCTCGCCGGCACCGGGTTGCGCACCCTCCCGCTGCGGCTCTGGGAGGACCTGCACGTGCGCTTCTCGCCGATCCTCGCGGTCGTCTCGGTCGCCGAGATGCTCGTGGTGATCACCGTGCTCGGGGTGGTCGCCCTGATGCTCCGTCTCCGCCAGCGCCGTACCGGCATGAAGGGATCGATCCTGTGA
- a CDS encoding aspartate aminotransferase family protein, with protein MTTTPSRRRPPSAADRPPTTSRLWHPFSHLRDTLASELTIVEGHGARVRDSDGNWYLDATAGLWYANVGHGQSRIATAVGEQAGRLAAYSTFGDMANPAALALADRIAELAPMPDPMVFLTSGGSDAVDTAVKMVRRFWTLRGQPERGVVISRDLSYHGMHGHGTALAGIAANSAGYGRVAAPGFHRVPHDDAEALRRTIDEIGAAQVAAFFVEPVIGAGGVHPPPPGYLAEVAEICRRSGVLLVADEVVTGFGRTGDWFASASYGIEPDLLLFAKGVTSGYVPLGGVIAARRVWEAFTDDTAGVFRHGYTYSGHAVACAAAIANLRLLTEDDLLPRVTVLAGRLADRLPALAGLPGVREVRHAGLLGAVALDVDRDPGLPDRVVRQARASGVLTRVINGDSLQLSPAFVLTDDQLDQIVERLGAAITTAAQPARTG; from the coding sequence GTGACCACCACGCCGTCCCGTCGTCGCCCACCCTCGGCGGCCGACCGGCCGCCGACCACCTCCCGGCTGTGGCACCCGTTCTCCCACCTCCGCGACACGCTCGCCAGCGAACTGACCATCGTCGAGGGACACGGCGCGCGGGTACGCGACAGCGACGGGAACTGGTACCTCGACGCCACCGCCGGACTCTGGTACGCCAACGTCGGCCACGGCCAGTCCCGGATCGCTACCGCCGTCGGTGAGCAGGCCGGTCGTCTCGCCGCCTACTCCACCTTCGGCGACATGGCCAACCCGGCCGCGCTGGCGTTGGCCGACCGGATCGCCGAGCTCGCCCCGATGCCGGACCCGATGGTCTTCCTCACCTCCGGCGGCTCCGACGCGGTCGACACGGCCGTGAAGATGGTCCGCCGCTTCTGGACACTGCGCGGCCAGCCCGAACGCGGCGTCGTCATCTCCCGGGACCTGTCCTACCACGGCATGCACGGGCACGGCACCGCCCTGGCCGGGATCGCGGCCAACAGTGCCGGCTACGGCCGGGTGGCGGCACCGGGCTTCCACCGGGTGCCGCACGACGACGCCGAGGCGCTGCGCCGCACCATCGACGAGATCGGCGCCGCGCAGGTGGCGGCCTTCTTCGTGGAACCCGTCATCGGGGCCGGGGGAGTACACCCGCCGCCACCCGGCTACCTGGCCGAGGTGGCCGAGATCTGCCGGCGCAGCGGTGTGCTGCTCGTCGCCGACGAGGTCGTCACCGGCTTCGGGCGCACCGGCGACTGGTTCGCCTCGGCCAGCTACGGCATCGAGCCGGACCTGCTGCTGTTCGCCAAGGGCGTCACCTCCGGGTACGTGCCGTTGGGCGGGGTGATCGCGGCCCGCCGGGTCTGGGAGGCGTTCACCGACGACACGGCGGGCGTGTTCCGCCACGGCTACACCTACTCCGGGCACGCGGTGGCCTGCGCCGCCGCGATCGCCAACCTGCGCCTGCTCACCGAGGACGACCTCCTGCCCCGGGTGACCGTGCTGGCCGGGCGCCTCGCCGATCGGCTGCCGGCGCTGGCCGGGTTGCCCGGTGTCCGCGAGGTCCGGCACGCCGGACTGCTCGGCGCGGTCGCGTTGGACGTCGACCGGGACCCCGGGCTGCCCGACCGGGTGGTGCGGCAGGCCCGGGCCTCGGGCGTGCTGACCCGGGTCATCAACGGCGACAGCCTCCAGCTCTCACCGGCCTTCGTGCTCACCGACGACCAACTCGACCAGATCGTCGAGCGGCTCGGTGCGGCGATCACCACAGCGGCGCAACCGGCCCGGACCGGTTGA
- a CDS encoding ABC transporter ATP-binding protein, translating into MSSRAQHGGVSTAHETDGSPAVPRTASEAADADDRQLRFTAVAKRYHDFQAVREFDLEVRGGEFLTLLGPSGSGKTTVLSMVAGFQTPTAGTIHLGGQRLDRLPPERRDIGMVFQSYALFPHMTVERNVAFPLRMRGIRGAELKRRVSHAVDLVQLGAHAHKYPSQLSGGQQQRAALARAIVFEPPVLLMDEPLGALDRRLREAVQFELVNLHRQIASTIIYVTHDQDEALTMSDRIVIMNEGRIEQVGTPREIYASPANAFVATFMGESVEFRGRVERITDGTCALRTADGALAYGRTSPGLATGDEAVVVVRPERIALSAGSGPAADGPDAGMSGRITEVLYMGQRSRYTVLVGGDTVLHLIRENTVGMAGYTAGDELLLRWAADEAVVLR; encoded by the coding sequence GTGTCGAGCCGGGCCCAGCACGGTGGGGTGTCCACCGCACACGAGACGGACGGTTCACCGGCCGTGCCGCGCACGGCGTCGGAGGCCGCCGACGCGGACGACCGGCAACTGCGCTTCACCGCGGTCGCCAAGCGCTACCACGACTTCCAGGCCGTCCGGGAGTTCGACCTCGAGGTGCGCGGCGGTGAGTTCCTCACCCTGCTCGGCCCCTCCGGCAGCGGGAAGACGACGGTCCTGTCGATGGTCGCCGGCTTCCAGACGCCGACGGCGGGAACGATCCACCTGGGCGGGCAACGCCTCGACCGGCTGCCCCCGGAGCGCCGCGACATCGGCATGGTCTTCCAGAGCTACGCGCTGTTCCCGCACATGACCGTGGAGCGCAACGTGGCCTTCCCGCTGCGCATGCGCGGCATCCGTGGGGCGGAGCTGAAGCGCCGGGTCTCGCACGCCGTCGACCTGGTGCAGCTCGGCGCGCACGCGCACAAGTACCCGAGTCAGCTCAGCGGCGGGCAGCAGCAGCGGGCGGCGCTGGCCCGGGCGATCGTGTTCGAGCCGCCGGTGCTGCTGATGGACGAGCCGCTCGGCGCGCTGGACCGCAGGTTGCGCGAGGCGGTGCAGTTCGAGTTGGTCAACCTGCACCGCCAGATCGCGTCCACGATCATCTACGTCACGCACGACCAGGACGAGGCGCTCACCATGAGCGACCGCATCGTGATCATGAACGAGGGCCGCATCGAGCAGGTCGGCACCCCGCGCGAGATCTACGCGAGCCCGGCGAACGCCTTCGTCGCCACCTTCATGGGCGAGTCCGTCGAGTTCCGGGGCCGCGTCGAGCGGATCACCGACGGCACCTGCGCCCTGCGGACCGCCGACGGCGCCCTGGCGTACGGCCGGACCAGCCCCGGCCTGGCCACCGGGGACGAGGCCGTGGTGGTGGTGCGACCCGAGCGGATCGCCCTGTCGGCCGGGTCCGGACCGGCCGCCGACGGCCCGGACGCCGGGATGTCCGGGCGGATCACCGAGGTGCTGTACATGGGTCAGCGCAGCCGCTACACGGTCCTCGTCGGCGGCGACACCGTGCTGCACCTGATCCGGGAGAACACCGTCGGCATGGCCGGCTACACCGCCGGTGACGAACTTCTCCTGCGCTGGGCCGCCGACGAAGCGGTGGTGTTGCGGTGA
- a CDS encoding ABC transporter substrate-binding protein, whose product MTPPTGRYAHARRTGRALRHAAAALAAVTLLAACGSDTGSDAPAAGDFEGRPWNTGDLSGKITNVGFGGTFSDTEFEHVWRPFTAITGVEVVEVPWSTDIYNRIESQVGAGRVDIDQFSVTAGNYEQFADCCLEDIDYSLFPKNVLDTMDDQYKLPKAIGYAEASIVLAYNLDSYPNADSRPTSWADFWDVERFPGKRSLQNFEPVKVIEAALLADGVTPEQMYPLDFDRAFRKLEQIKPHVVKWWGSGTEAQQLLATGEATMVAMSNARIEDLIDQGAPVAYTLNQALAHVDFLAVPKGAPNVKASMASIAFRFEPSIGARIGEAWRQPIPSTAIYEAADKSLADHWTTSTNNVPELGGVPNDITFRIDSFYWYKPYNGTDRSNYDVVNERFQSFIAG is encoded by the coding sequence ATGACCCCACCTACCGGACGATATGCCCACGCCCGCCGTACCGGCCGGGCCCTGCGCCACGCCGCCGCCGCACTGGCCGCGGTCACCCTCCTCGCCGCCTGCGGCAGCGACACCGGATCGGACGCGCCGGCCGCCGGCGACTTCGAGGGACGCCCGTGGAACACGGGTGACCTGAGCGGCAAGATCACCAACGTCGGTTTCGGCGGTACCTTCTCCGACACCGAGTTCGAGCACGTGTGGCGACCCTTCACCGCGATCACCGGCGTCGAGGTCGTCGAGGTGCCGTGGTCGACCGACATCTACAACCGGATCGAGAGCCAGGTCGGTGCCGGACGCGTCGACATCGACCAGTTCAGCGTCACCGCCGGCAACTACGAGCAGTTCGCCGACTGCTGCCTGGAGGACATCGACTACTCGCTGTTCCCGAAGAACGTGCTGGACACCATGGACGACCAGTACAAACTGCCCAAGGCGATCGGGTACGCCGAGGCGTCCATCGTGCTCGCCTACAACCTCGACTCGTACCCGAACGCGGACTCGCGCCCGACGTCCTGGGCCGACTTCTGGGACGTCGAGCGCTTCCCCGGCAAGCGGTCCCTGCAGAACTTCGAGCCGGTGAAGGTGATCGAGGCCGCGTTGCTGGCCGACGGCGTCACGCCGGAGCAGATGTACCCGCTCGACTTCGACCGCGCCTTCCGCAAGCTGGAGCAGATCAAGCCGCACGTGGTGAAGTGGTGGGGTTCCGGCACCGAGGCCCAGCAGTTGCTCGCCACCGGCGAGGCGACCATGGTCGCGATGTCCAACGCGCGCATCGAGGACCTGATCGACCAGGGCGCCCCCGTCGCGTACACGCTCAACCAGGCTCTCGCGCACGTGGACTTCCTCGCCGTGCCGAAGGGCGCGCCGAACGTGAAGGCCTCGATGGCCAGCATCGCCTTCCGGTTCGAGCCGAGCATCGGCGCCCGCATCGGTGAGGCGTGGCGGCAGCCGATCCCCTCGACGGCGATCTACGAGGCCGCCGACAAGTCCCTCGCCGACCACTGGACGACGTCCACCAACAACGTGCCCGAACTCGGCGGCGTCCCCAACGACATCACCTTCCGGATCGACTCCTTCTACTGGTACAAGCCGTACAACGGCACCGACCGCAGCAACTACGACGTGGTCAACGAACGGTTCCAGAGCTTCATCGCCGGCTGA
- a CDS encoding LacI family DNA-binding transcriptional regulator: protein MSSHDIAKLAGVSQSTVSRVLNNNPRITAVTRNRVIAAMEQLRYTPNAAARTLITGRSQLIGLVVSNITNPFYPQLIEAIVATAAEHDYNVVLGNTQESPRRQMDYLKLLVEHQVDGAILTSALQSGGDDLQRVIRAGTPVVLVNRTLSGSAVDSVHIDNRRGGAIATEHLIRLGHRRIAFAGGRADTSTNQLRLEGYQRAMAEVGLHVDPELVVHGDFTHLSGGITAHRLLTAGQPPTAIVCADDVIALGCIDALHDRRIRVPQDVAVVGFDDVPVAALKGIGLTTVRQPAPEMGRRAFDLLMHRIGGADRQRPPVEEVLPAELVIRDTCGARAGGRA, encoded by the coding sequence GTGAGCAGTCACGACATCGCCAAGCTGGCGGGCGTGTCTCAGTCGACGGTCTCCCGGGTGCTCAACAACAACCCCCGGATCACCGCGGTCACCCGCAACCGGGTGATCGCGGCCATGGAACAACTGCGCTACACCCCGAACGCGGCGGCCCGGACGCTCATCACCGGCCGCAGCCAGTTGATCGGCCTGGTGGTCTCGAACATCACCAACCCGTTCTATCCGCAGCTCATCGAGGCGATCGTGGCCACCGCCGCCGAGCACGACTACAACGTCGTCCTCGGCAACACCCAGGAGAGCCCGCGCCGGCAGATGGACTACCTGAAGCTGCTGGTGGAGCACCAGGTCGACGGCGCGATCCTCACCTCGGCGTTGCAGAGCGGCGGCGACGACCTGCAACGCGTCATCCGCGCGGGCACCCCGGTCGTGCTGGTCAACCGCACGCTGTCGGGCAGCGCGGTGGACAGCGTGCACATCGACAACCGGCGCGGCGGGGCGATCGCCACGGAGCATCTGATCCGGCTCGGCCACCGCCGGATCGCGTTCGCCGGCGGGCGGGCCGACACCTCGACCAACCAGCTCCGGTTGGAGGGATACCAGCGGGCGATGGCCGAGGTCGGTCTGCACGTCGACCCGGAGCTGGTCGTGCACGGCGACTTCACCCACCTCAGCGGTGGCATCACCGCACACCGGCTGCTGACCGCCGGGCAGCCGCCCACGGCGATCGTCTGCGCCGACGACGTCATCGCGCTCGGCTGCATCGACGCCCTGCACGACCGCCGGATCCGGGTACCGCAGGACGTCGCGGTGGTCGGTTTCGACGACGTGCCGGTGGCGGCGTTGAAGGGGATCGGCCTGACCACGGTCCGCCAACCGGCCCCCGAGATGGGGCGACGCGCCTTCGACCTGCTGATGCACCGCATCGGCGGCGCAGACCGCCAGCGCCCGCCGGTCGAGGAGGTGCTGCCGGCCGAGCTGGTGATCCGGGACACCTGCGGGGCCCGGGCCGGCGGACGCGCCTGA